In Zingiber officinale cultivar Zhangliang chromosome 6A, Zo_v1.1, whole genome shotgun sequence, a single genomic region encodes these proteins:
- the LOC121996818 gene encoding xyloglucan endotransglucosylase/hydrolase protein 31-like gives MASPIQFNILFFFFFFFFFYCVNAQPPSPGYYLSSKVRSWRFYQAYSTLWGAEHQSISHDQSSVTLWLDSNSGSGFKSNRPYRNGYFGASIKLQSGYTAGVNTAFYLSNDQAHPGHHDEVDIEFLGTTPGKPYTLQTNVYVRGSGDGRIIGREMRFHLWFDPTTDFHHYAILWNPDEIVFFVDDVPIRRYQRKLEAMFPDRPMWVYASIWDASSWATENGKYKADYRFQPFVSRYADFKIGGCSAYASPSCRPIASSPMGSGLSRQQYEAMQWVQRNHLVYYYCEDYSRDHTLTPEC, from the exons ATGGCTTCTCCAATTCAATTcaacatcctcttcttctttttcttcttcttcttcttctattgtgtTAATGCTCAACCGCCATCTCCGGGCTACTATTTGAGCTCCAAGGTGCGATCATGGAGATTCTACCAAGCCTACAGTACCCTTTGGGGCGCTGAGCACCAATCGATTTCGCACGATCAATCCAGTGTCACACTTTGGCTCGATAGCAATTCTG GGAGTGGATTCAAGTCGAACCGGCCGTACCGGAATGGCTACTTTGGTGCCTCAATCAAGCTTCAAAGTGGCTACACCGCGGGTGTCAACACTGCGTTCTAC CTATCCAATGACCAAGCTCACCCGGGACACCATGACGAGGTGGACATTGAGTTCCTTGGCACGACCCCTGGCAAGCCCTACACTCTGCAGACTAACGTCTATGTGAGGGGCAGCGGAGATGGCAGGATCATCGGGAGGGAGATGAGGTTCCACCTCTGGTTCGACCCGACCACCGACTTCCACCACTATGCCATTCTTTGGAACCCTGATGAAATAGT attttttgtggacgATGTGCCAATTCGGAGGTATCAGAGGAAACTTGAGGCGATGTTTCCCGACCGGCCGATGTGGGTGTATGCCTCAATTTGGGATGCATCGTCGTGGGCAACGGAAAATGGAAAGTACAAGGCCGACTACAGGTTCCAACCTTTTGTTTCGAGGTATGCTGACTTCAAAATAGGGGGGTGCTCGGCCTACGCATCGCCATCGTGCCGACCAATCGCCTCTTCACCGATGGGCTCGGGTCTAAGCCGACAGCAATACGAGGCAATGCAATGGGTTCAAAGGAATCACCTGGTTTATTACTACTGCGAGGATTACAGTCGAGATCATACTCTCACTCCCGAGTGTTGA